One Phaseolus vulgaris cultivar G19833 chromosome 2, P. vulgaris v2.0, whole genome shotgun sequence DNA window includes the following coding sequences:
- the LOC137810283 gene encoding uncharacterized protein: MDSSSHMASLPEDATEEPSQQRTHSDSAFASVPHRPPTKSSSEKYAPLDWSLYFDREDDVAIPESNDVFHVYTAGTEGPVVFCLHGGGYSGLSFAVSANKIKEKARVVAMDLRGHGKSSTENELDLSVETMCNDVFAVIKELYGNSPPAMILVGHSMGGSIAVHVAARRSLSTLAGLVVVDVVEGTAMASLIHMQKILSGRMQHFSSIEKAIEWSVKVGSLRNIDSARVSIPPTLKYDESKKCYLYRTELEKTEQYWKGWYEGLSDKFLSCPVPKLLLLAGTDRLDRSLTIGQMQGKFQMIVVRHTGHAIQEDVPDEFATLIVNFISRNQIGPHGIVIPGLRKPAFSKP; the protein is encoded by the exons ATGGATTCGTCTTCTCACATGGCTTCGCTTCCAGAAGATGCGACGGAGGAGCCTTCACAACAGCGAACTCATTCCGATTCTGCTTTCGCTTCCGTTCCTCATCGCCCGCCAACTAA GAGCTCTTCAGAAAAATACGCGCCTCTAGATTGGTCCCTGTATTTTGACAGAGAAGACGATGTTGCAATTCCCGAATCGAACGAT GTGTTTCATGTTTACACGGCAGGAACTGAGGGTCCGGTTGTATTCTGTTTACACGGTGGTGGCTATTCTGG GCTTTCATTTGCTGTCTCAGCAAATAAAATTAAGGAGAAAGCTAGGGTAGTAGCTATGGACTTGAGAGGTCATGGGAAATCATCAACAGAAAATGAGCTAGACTTATCAGTTGAG ACTATGTGCAATGATGTATTTGCTGTTATAAAGGAATTATATGGCAATTCTCCTCCAGCAATGATTCTTGTCGGTCACAG CATGGGAGGATCAATTGCTGTGCATGTTGCTGCAAGAAGATCATTGTCCACCTTGGCCGGGTTGGTTGTTGTGGATGTTGTAGAG GGAACGGCTATGGCTTCACTCATCCATATGCAGAAAATTCTATCAGGCAGGATGCAACATTTTTCAAGCATTGAAAAAGCT ATTGAATGGAGTGTCAAGGTGGGCTCTCTAAGAAATATTGATTCTGCTCGTGTATCCATCCCTCCCACATTAAAATATGACGAGTCAAAGAAATG TTATCTTTACCGAACTGAGCTGGAAAAGACTGAACAATATTGGAAAGGCTG GTACGAAGGACTCTCAGATAAATTTTTGTCATGTCCAGTTCCAAAGTTGTTGTTGTTAGCAGGAACAGATAGATTGGACAG GTCACTCACAATTGGTCAAATGCAAGGGAAGTTTCAAATGATAGTTGTTAGACATACAGGGCACGCTATACAG GAAGATGTACCTGATGAATTTGCAACTCTGATTGTCAACTTCATTTCTCGGAACCAAATAGGCCCACATGGAATTGTG ATACCTGGCCTTCGCAAGCCAGCCTTTTCAAAACCTTGA
- the LOC137810285 gene encoding ethylene-responsive transcription factor ERF021-like — translation MEQEPTSTMQQCGIAPTTSKTTTSYHGVRQRKWGKWVSEIREPGKKSRIWLGSYESPEMAAAAYDVAALHLRGRAAKLNFPELAETLPRPASSKSEDVQMAAQQAALRFTRSPTMSHNQICMSETSNSNSNSSGVVPLQVGLSATQIQAINESPLESPKMWMMQMAETPRFGFGDEYSMMMVSCDGDDGYGMELSGWEEMHHESLWDSPEYM, via the coding sequence ATGGAACAAGAACCAACAAGCACCATGCAACAATGTGGAATAGCCCCAACAACGTCAAAAACGACAACATCGTATCATGGTGTTCGACAGCGAAAATGGGGCAAATGGGTGTCGGAGATTCGTGAGCCGGGGAAGAAAAGCAGAATATGGTTAGGGAGCTATGAGTCGCCGGAGATGGCGGCGGCAGCATATGACGTGGCGGCGTTGCACCTCAGAGGACGCGCCGCCAAACTCAATTTTCCTGAACTTGCGGAGACACTGCCACGTCCCGCCAGCTCCAAATCCGAGGATGTACAGATGGCAGCACAACAAGCTGCATTGAGGTTCACTAGGTCACCAACAATGTCACATAATCAAATATGTATGAGTGAAACAAGTAACAGTAACAGTAACAGTAGTGGTGTGGTTCCTCTGCAAGTGGGACTTTCAGCTACCCAAATTCAAGCTATAAATGAGTCTCCATTGGAGTCACCAAAGATGTGGATGATGCAAATGGCAGAGACACCTAGGTTTGGGTTTGGTGATGAGTACTCCATGATGATGGTGTCTTGTGATGGTGATGATGGTTATGGCATGGAGTTGAGTGGATGGGAAGAAATGCATCATGAATCCTTATGGGACTCTCCTGAATATATGTGA
- the LOC137810288 gene encoding cytochrome c-like: MASFDLAPPGDVKSGDKIFRTKCAQCHTVEKGAGHKQGPNLNGLFGRQSGTTPGYSYSSANKNMAVTWEEKTLYDYLLNPKKYIPGTKMVFPGLKKPQERSDLIAFLKESTAQ, translated from the exons ATGGCGTCCTTCGATCTAGCTCCTCCCGGCGATGTCAAATCCGGCGACAAAATCTTCAGGACGAAGTGCGCTCAGTGTCACACCGTCGAGAAAGGTGCCGGTCACAAGCAAG GTCCCAATCTGAATGGATTGTTTGGAAGGCAATCAGGCACTACTCCCGGATATTCCTACTCTTCAGCTAACAAGAACATGGCCGTGACTTGGGAAGAAAAGACACTATACGATTATTTGCTTAACCCCAAAAAG TATATTCCAGGGACTAAGATGGTTTTTCCTGGTCTGAAGAAGCCCCAGGAACGTTCTGATCTTATTGCATTTCTGAAAGAATCCACTGCACAGTGA